The genome window CGAAAACCGGTCCTGCAAGCCCGCATTTTTCCGCCTTTTTCCTGCTGTGGCTTGGCTTGCTGCTGGCGGCGCCCGGCGCGGCGCTCTCCCAGCCCCAGCACGGCCTGTCGCTGTACGGGCCGGAAGGGTTGAAATACAAGGCCGGCCAGACCTACGATTACGCCTACCCCAAGGCCCCCAAGGGCGGCCACCTGGTTCTCAGCGGCGAAGGCGCGTTCACCAAGCTCAATCCGGCGTCGCTCAAGGGCGTGCCCGCTACCGGCATCAACCTGGTGTTTCAGACGCCCATGGACAGTTCCGCCGACGACGACGAGCCGTTTTCGCAGTATGGCAGTCTGGTGGAAAAGGTGGAGTTGGCCGACGACCGCATGTCCATGATCTACCACATCTATAAGGAAGCCAAGTTTTCCGACGGGCAACCGGTGACGGCGAATGATTTCGTTTTCTCTTTTGAGTTGCTGGAAGACCCGCAATACCACCCGTTCTACAAACAGTACTTTAAAGACATCACCAAGGCGGAAAAGCTGGACGCACACCGCGTGAAGTACACCTTCGCCATTTTCAATCAGGAACTGCCGCTGATCACCGGGCAGATGCTGATTTTTCCCAAACACGTTTACGGTCAACCGGGTAAACAGTTCGGGGAGGATTTCGACGACATCGCCGTAGGCAGCGGGCCCTACGTGGTCGAGCGCTACGAGTACGGCAAATTCATCACACTCAAACGCAACCCCGACTGGTGGGGCAAGGACCTGCCGAAGAATCGCGGCCGCTACAACTTCGACCGGCTGACGTGGAAAATCTATCTCGATCCGGTGGCCCGCCGCGAAGCCTTCAAGGGCGGCGAGTTCGACGCCCATCTCATCGGCAGTTCCCGCGACTGGGCGCTCGATTACAAAGGCGACTTTGTCAGTAAAGGCTACTACCTGCGCGAGGAAGTGCCGCATCAGCGTGTGGCGGGCATGCAGGGTTTCGTCATGAACATGCGCAACGACATTTTTAAATCGCGCCGTGTGCGCGCTGCCGTGGCGATGGTGTACGACTTCGACTGGGCCAACAAAAACCTGTTCTACGGCCAGTACACGCGCAACGACTGTTACTTTGACAACAATCCGGAGATGAAGCCCGACGGCCTGCCCCAGGGCCGGGTGTTGGAGTTGCTGCTCAAACTCAGAAAGAAGCACGGCGCGGAATACGTGCCCAAAACCGTGTTCACCAAACCCGTGGGCGCACCGGGACAAGGCGCGCCGTTTGAGAAAAGCGTGGCGCTGGCCAACAAACTGCTGGACGCGGAAGGCTGGAAACTGGGGCCCGACGGCGTCCGCGTCAAAAACGGCAAACCACTGCGCTGGAAAGTGCACCTCGCCAGTCCGGGATTCGAACGCATCGTCGAGCCGTACAAGAACAGCCTCAAAAAAATCGGCGCGGACATGTCGTTTCAGGTGGTGCAGGTTGCCCAGTACGAACAAATCCTGCGCGACTTCAAATTCGACATGGTCGTCATGGGTTACCCGCAAAGCCGCTCTCCGGGCAACGAGCAACGCAGCATGTGGAGCAGCGAAGCGGCGGACATGCCCGGCACCCGCAACTACGCGGGCATCCGGAACCCTGCCATCGATGAGCTCATCGAACAACTCGTCGAGGCCAATACGCGCAAGGAACTGGTGGACCACATACAGGCGCTGGACCGCATCCTGACCCACCAGTTCTACATGGTGCCGCACTGGTACATGGGCGCCGACCGCTTTGTCTATTGGAACAAATTCTCGCGACCGGCCATCAATCCGTCGCAGTCCGCCATTCTCAACAACATGATCGAATGGTGGTGGTGGGATGAAGCCAAGGCGCAAAAACTGAAAGCCGCGCGCCAGGCCGGCGTGCCCGTCAACTGATCCCCTTCCACCTCCACCTCGCCCCGCCCCCTGCGCAATGATCCGCATTGTTCCCCATCCCGCGGCTTGCTATACTTTTGAAACCCGTGCGTCGTGTCAGTGGGGCGCGTGGGCGGGCGATCCCGAACCCAGTCATCCATCCGGCCGATCTTTCTATGTTCAGTTACATCATCCGACGTCTGCTGCTCATGATCCCCACGCTGGTGGGCATCGTCACCATCACCTTCATCGTCGTGCAGTTCGTGCCCGGCGGTCCCATCGATCAGATCAAATCGCTGCTGCGCGGCCATGCGGGGGAACTGGGCGAAGCCGGCGGCGCGGCGTTCGATCAGAAAAGCCTGAAGGCGCAGGAGATGGACCCGCAGCACATGGAGCAGCTCAAGAAAATCTACCACCTCGACCGGCCTCTGTGGGAACGGTACCTGCGCACCTTCATCTGGTACGACCCCAAAAATCCCGAGGCCACCTTCTCCGAACGGGTGTTCACGCTCGATAACTGGGATGGGTTCCTGTTGCTCAAGTTCGGCGACTCGTTTTACCGCAACAAGTCGGTGCTGGAGTTGATCAAGGAAAAACTGCCGGTGTCGGCTTCGCTGGGCGTCACCAGTTTTTTTCTCAGCTACATCATCTGCATCATTCTGGGAATCGCCAAAGCGGTGAAGAACGGCCAGACCTTCGACACCTGGACCAGCCTCGTGGTGCTCATCGGTTACAGCACGCCGGGGTTTGTGCTGGGCATCTTCCTCATCGTTGTCTTCGGGCCCGGCGACAAGGCCATCGCGCACCTGATTCCGCTCGCCGGACTGACTTCGGCGGGCACGCCGGGTTATGAAGAATGGACCGCCTGGCAAAAGCTGACCGACTACCTGCATCACCTGGCAGCGCCTTTGCTGTGTTTCATCATCGGCAGTTTCGCCACGCTGACCATCCTCACCAAAAATTCCATCATTGAGGAAATGCGCAAGCAGTACGTCATCACCGCTCGCGCCAAGGGCTGCTCGGAACAACGCGTGCTGTACAAACACATCCTGAAAAATTCATTGATCCCGTTGATCACCGGATTCCCCATCGCCTTCCTCGCCATGTTTTTCACCGGATCGCTGCTGATCGAACAGATTTTCACGCTCGACGGACTGGGCCTGCTGTCTTACCAGGCGGTTATCCAGCGCGACTACCCGATCGTGCTCGGCACCCTCTTTATTTTTTCCCTGCTGGCGTTGTTCGGGCAGTTGTTGACGGACGTTTCCTACGTCCTCATCGACCGCCGCATCACCTTTGAGGATTCTCAGAGCTGACATGATCCAGATCAACAAAGACCTGCAAATCAAACTGCGCAAATTCAGGAACGACCGGCGCGCCTTTTACAGCATGCTGATCCTGCTGGCGGCGTTCCTCATCACCCTGCCCGCCGAACTCTTGTGCAACGTCAGGCCCATCCTGCTGGTGGTGGACGGCAAACCCTATTTCCCGATCGTCTTCACCTACACGGAACAGGATTTCGGCGGCACCCGCCCGGTGGAGCCGGATTATAAATCGAACGAGTTCATGAACTGGCTGAGGGGAGAGACCCCGCCGCAACCGAAGGTGCAGCCCACGGCCGATGTGAAAACCAGCGAGTCTCCGGTTGGCGATGAAAACCTCGAATTGGCGGTGGACGATTTCAATGAAAAGGATTTCGATCCCGCACTGCTTCGGACCCTGAATGAAAT of Nitrospina watsonii contains these proteins:
- a CDS encoding extracellular solute-binding protein, encoding MSPHQPNSTSSRTKTGPASPHFSAFFLLWLGLLLAAPGAALSQPQHGLSLYGPEGLKYKAGQTYDYAYPKAPKGGHLVLSGEGAFTKLNPASLKGVPATGINLVFQTPMDSSADDDEPFSQYGSLVEKVELADDRMSMIYHIYKEAKFSDGQPVTANDFVFSFELLEDPQYHPFYKQYFKDITKAEKLDAHRVKYTFAIFNQELPLITGQMLIFPKHVYGQPGKQFGEDFDDIAVGSGPYVVERYEYGKFITLKRNPDWWGKDLPKNRGRYNFDRLTWKIYLDPVARREAFKGGEFDAHLIGSSRDWALDYKGDFVSKGYYLREEVPHQRVAGMQGFVMNMRNDIFKSRRVRAAVAMVYDFDWANKNLFYGQYTRNDCYFDNNPEMKPDGLPQGRVLELLLKLRKKHGAEYVPKTVFTKPVGAPGQGAPFEKSVALANKLLDAEGWKLGPDGVRVKNGKPLRWKVHLASPGFERIVEPYKNSLKKIGADMSFQVVQVAQYEQILRDFKFDMVVMGYPQSRSPGNEQRSMWSSEAADMPGTRNYAGIRNPAIDELIEQLVEANTRKELVDHIQALDRILTHQFYMVPHWYMGADRFVYWNKFSRPAINPSQSAILNNMIEWWWWDEAKAQKLKAARQAGVPVN
- a CDS encoding ABC transporter permease subunit; its protein translation is MFSYIIRRLLLMIPTLVGIVTITFIVVQFVPGGPIDQIKSLLRGHAGELGEAGGAAFDQKSLKAQEMDPQHMEQLKKIYHLDRPLWERYLRTFIWYDPKNPEATFSERVFTLDNWDGFLLLKFGDSFYRNKSVLELIKEKLPVSASLGVTSFFLSYIICIILGIAKAVKNGQTFDTWTSLVVLIGYSTPGFVLGIFLIVVFGPGDKAIAHLIPLAGLTSAGTPGYEEWTAWQKLTDYLHHLAAPLLCFIIGSFATLTILTKNSIIEEMRKQYVITARAKGCSEQRVLYKHILKNSLIPLITGFPIAFLAMFFTGSLLIEQIFTLDGLGLLSYQAVIQRDYPIVLGTLFIFSLLALFGQLLTDVSYVLIDRRITFEDSQS